In the genome of Streptomyces collinus, one region contains:
- a CDS encoding metal ABC transporter solute-binding protein, Zn/Mn family — protein sequence MNVRRRLIPAALASALGLGALTACSSDSAASGNTDKFDVVASFYPMAFLAEQIGGGHANVTSLTEPGQEPHDLEISTQQRAQLEEADAALYLKGLQPAVDEAVGQTGIKTKIDAASLTHLEDHGTGGHAHEGEEGHAEEEGHAEEEEHARDPHVWLDPVKYAEIAQGVGKAFEKADPDHAADYKKNTEALVKKLNGLNGDFENGLKNTKSKVFFTNHAAFGYLAERYGLTQEAISGIDPESEPSGARVRELQQEAKADGVTTVFYETLVSDKTAKTLARDANLKTDVLDPLEGITDKSRGDDYFQVMESNLKALQAALGAK from the coding sequence ATGAACGTACGACGACGCCTCATACCCGCCGCCCTGGCCTCCGCTCTCGGCCTCGGCGCCCTGACCGCCTGCTCCAGCGACAGCGCGGCCTCGGGCAACACGGACAAGTTCGACGTCGTCGCGTCGTTCTACCCGATGGCGTTCCTCGCCGAGCAGATCGGCGGCGGCCACGCGAACGTCACCAGCCTGACCGAGCCCGGCCAGGAGCCGCACGACCTGGAGATCAGCACCCAGCAGCGCGCGCAGCTGGAGGAGGCCGACGCGGCGCTCTACCTCAAGGGCCTCCAGCCCGCCGTCGACGAGGCCGTCGGCCAGACGGGCATCAAGACCAAGATCGACGCGGCCTCGCTGACCCACCTGGAGGACCACGGCACCGGCGGCCACGCCCACGAGGGTGAGGAGGGCCACGCCGAGGAGGAAGGCCACGCCGAGGAGGAGGAGCACGCCCGCGACCCGCACGTCTGGCTCGACCCGGTGAAGTACGCCGAGATCGCCCAGGGCGTCGGCAAGGCCTTCGAGAAGGCCGACCCCGACCACGCGGCCGACTACAAGAAGAACACCGAGGCCCTGGTCAAGAAGCTGAACGGGCTGAACGGCGACTTCGAGAACGGCCTGAAGAACACCAAGTCCAAGGTCTTCTTCACCAACCACGCCGCCTTCGGGTACCTCGCCGAGCGCTACGGTCTCACCCAGGAGGCCATCTCCGGCATCGACCCCGAGAGCGAGCCCAGCGGCGCCCGCGTCCGGGAACTCCAGCAGGAGGCGAAGGCGGACGGCGTCACCACCGTCTTCTACGAGACACTGGTCTCCGACAAGACCGCGAAGACCCTCGCCCGCGACGCGAACCTGAAGACGGACGTCCTCGATCCCCTGGAGGGCATCACGGACAAGTCCCGCGGCGACGACTACTTCCAGGTCATGGAATCCAACCTCAAGGCCCTTCAGGCGGCCCTGGGAGCCAAGTGA